One segment of Amycolatopsis alba DSM 44262 DNA contains the following:
- a CDS encoding Acg family FMN-binding oxidoreductase yields the protein MRDRTEREWSSGEVEVLARAVVRAPSVHNSQPWSLALPESRAELSERTDLALPHQDPGGADRLISCGAALANLVLAVRVLGWQADVAVPDGYPPLVAVVAAIGREPPSDHELHAYTAISRRRSHRRTFSPVPVAPTTLSRIVDPVPEGVLCHAVGAEEKETLAELLETAARAIKGDAGLQAELAAWTSAWRTDGVGDGLVMPGYDKASLPWAGLVRETSVIPDVRTLASTLEKETLLIFCAEDSRAGRVSAGVAMQRTWLSAVDEGLAASVVSQPLHVPAVRTRLAAALSLPVPPQMIMRLGYPDGSVRRTARRPVGDLLRRSDRGLLS from the coding sequence ATGCGTGACAGAACCGAACGAGAGTGGTCCAGCGGCGAGGTGGAGGTCCTGGCCAGGGCCGTTGTCCGTGCGCCGTCGGTGCACAACAGCCAGCCTTGGTCACTGGCGCTGCCGGAATCGCGGGCCGAGCTGAGTGAACGTACCGATCTCGCCCTGCCCCATCAGGATCCTGGCGGAGCCGACAGGCTCATCTCTTGCGGTGCCGCGCTCGCCAACCTCGTCCTGGCCGTTCGTGTCCTGGGGTGGCAGGCGGACGTCGCGGTGCCGGACGGCTATCCACCGCTCGTCGCCGTGGTGGCCGCGATCGGCCGTGAACCACCCTCGGACCACGAGTTGCACGCCTATACCGCGATCTCGCGGAGGCGAAGCCATCGCAGGACCTTTTCGCCGGTGCCGGTGGCGCCCACGACGTTGTCGAGGATCGTCGATCCGGTGCCGGAGGGCGTCCTTTGTCACGCCGTCGGGGCCGAGGAGAAGGAAACCCTTGCCGAGCTTCTCGAAACAGCGGCCAGGGCGATCAAGGGCGACGCCGGGCTTCAGGCGGAGCTCGCCGCCTGGACCTCGGCCTGGCGTACCGATGGCGTCGGTGATGGCCTGGTGATGCCGGGGTACGACAAGGCAAGCCTGCCCTGGGCCGGTCTGGTGCGGGAGACGAGTGTGATCCCCGATGTCCGCACGCTCGCGTCCACGCTGGAAAAGGAGACGCTCCTGATCTTCTGCGCGGAGGACAGCCGGGCCGGGCGAGTGTCGGCCGGCGTGGCGATGCAACGGACCTGGCTCTCCGCGGTGGACGAGGGGCTGGCGGCGTCGGTGGTGTCTCAACCGCTGCACGTGCCGGCCGTACGGACCCGGCTGGCAGCCGCCCTGTCCCTGCCGGTGCCGCCTCAGATGATCATGCGACTGGGCTACCCGGACGGTTCGGTTCGGCGAACCGCGCGGCGCCCGGTCGGTGACCTGCTACGCCGTTCGGATCGCGGTCTCTTGTCCTGA